A region from the Peromyscus maniculatus bairdii isolate BWxNUB_F1_BW_parent chromosome 5, HU_Pman_BW_mat_3.1, whole genome shotgun sequence genome encodes:
- the LOC107402393 gene encoding non-histone chromosomal protein HMG-14: protein MPKRKVSADGAAKAEPKRRSARLSAKPAPAKVDAKPKKAAGKDKPSDKKVQTKGKRGAKGKQAEVADQQTTDVPAENGEAENQSPASEVEEKEAKSD from the coding sequence ATGCCCAAGAGGAAGGTTAGCGCGGACGGAGCGGCGAAGGCGGAGCCCAAGCGGCGCTCGGCGAGGCTGTCGGCCAAGCCCGCCCCTGCCAAGGTGGACGCGAAGCCCAAGAAGGCCGCGGGGAAGGATAAACCATCAGACAAAAAAGtgcaaacaaaagggaagaggggagcaaaGGGCAAACAGGCGGAGGTGGCTGACCAGCAAACCACAGATGTGCCTGCAGaaaatggagaggctgagaaccagagtccagcctctgaagtggaagagaaagaagccaagtcCGACTAA